The DNA segment GTATAGTAACTATGCCACAAAGGAAATCAAATACGAAGTAAATAAAAATAGCACTTTGGCACTATCAAAAATCATCCTTTAACGCTTTTAACGCCTCTATAGTACGGTTGACATTTAGCTTCTTAAATACATTTTGTTTATGATTTTTCACGGTTGATATACTTATACAAAGTTCATCTGCTATTTCTTTTTCCATGTACCCATCCCTCAATAAACCAAAGATTTCACTTTCCTTAGTTGTTAACACATTTCGGTATTCTTTGGGTTCTATTGCCTCAACGATACGGTTTTCTTTTCTTGAAAAAACATAAAGCTTTAATTTAGTAGATCGAATTAAATGACTTAAATCATGGCAAGTTAAAACAATTAAGGGACTCTGATTATCTACATTTACCAACTTAGAAATCTGTGTAAGAACATTCTTCTTCCCTCCTTTGCTATCAACTATTTGATGATAATAGTTGATCAAGATATCATCTAAATCATTACTTTCATACGCATTTTTGACTTTAGTTCTAACCTCAACAAGCGTTTTAACAACCCCCATTAAATTGCTCCATGGAAGTAATTCTAACAATTTTTCCAACCCATTTTTATGAAAATACTGATTATCATAGCCTGTTAGCCTTTCAAATGAATTGTCCTTAAATCTCAAGTCTTTATTTTTAAGGTCTAGAATTATGAATGCAAATGGACTCAAATTATACTCTTTTTTATTTTTATAAACTTTATCTATCACTTCATCGCTATTCACTCTCTCAGTGCTAAGCATTCTTAAATTGCAGGTGTCCAACCTTTTAATAAAACTATTGATTACAATTTTTTTCATATCAATTTCCTTAATTTACAAACGCCATAAGCTTGCCAAATACAGTGACCATAAAATCCAAGCTTGATTATCAAAAAAGAAAGCCTTTACACATTTACCAAGAAGAAAAGGGAGCAGGAGGAACAACTAGCCTATTAATAATAAACAACAATTATGACATTTCCTCCATAACTCCCTTCATGTTTCTACTAAACTCAAAAAATCTAGTAGGTGGTGGTGTAATCAAATAAAAGTGCAAAAGCGACCTTTATTACCTTCTATTTCTTAATATTTTTAACAATCCTAAACTCTGTCCTTCTATTTTCTGCATGCTGTTCTTCTGTACAGTCTATTTTATTTCTACAGTTATTTTTTAACCTTGATTCTCCATAACCTTTCCCATATATCCTAGAAGGGTTATCGATCTGCTCTTTGACATACCTTGCTGCAATTTTTGCTCTTTTATCAGAAAGCTTTAAGTTATACCTGGAGCTCCCTCTAGAATCAGTATGTGCTGCTAATTCTATAAAAACAGATGGATTATCTTTTAACAACTTTACAATCTTATCTAATTCAATGGCAGATTCAGAAGTAATATCAGCCTTATTGTAATCATAATAAATGATAGGTTTTAAATCCAATGCATTAGCAACATCAACACCTACCTTGTTTTCGATTAAAGTCATTAACTTACCTTTATTTATGATATTTCCACCTCCTTTTCTCAAGTATTGATTTACCGTTTTATTACTGACTAAATAGTTATCTTTTTTATACTCTATAGTATAAGCTAATAAATCACCTTTTTTTGCATTGGGTGGAAGCACGTACTTAACTACTCCGTCTTCATTTGTTTCTGATGAGTAAACCTCTTTTCCATCTTTCTTAACAGTATATGAAACTCCTGCTATAGGGCGTTCCAATTCATCAACAATTTCTCCGTATAAATAAGGCCATTCTAAGACCTCTAAATCCTCAATAATTTCTATTTCTGTTGACTCAAAATCTATTGTAAACTCTCTTTTTTTATCAAAAACTTGTGGCGAATCTATTTCTACAGA comes from the Flavobacteriales bacterium genome and includes:
- a CDS encoding LuxR C-terminal-related transcriptional regulator gives rise to the protein MKKIVINSFIKRLDTCNLRMLSTERVNSDEVIDKVYKNKKEYNLSPFAFIILDLKNKDLRFKDNSFERLTGYDNQYFHKNGLEKLLELLPWSNLMGVVKTLVEVRTKVKNAYESNDLDDILINYYHQIVDSKGGKKNVLTQISKLVNVDNQSPLIVLTCHDLSHLIRSTKLKLYVFSRKENRIVEAIEPKEYRNVLTTKESEIFGLLRDGYMEKEIADELCISISTVKNHKQNVFKKLNVNRTIEALKALKDDF